Below is a genomic region from Planctomycetia bacterium.
GAGATATTACTCTTGAGAAAGGCAAGGAAATAAACGACTGGATCGCGTGGAGCAAAACCCGAGGCGGGCCCTATCTCCCCACTCCGCTCGTCTATGGCGATCATCTCTATGTTTGCAGCAACAATGGCGTGTTGAGCTGCTATGAAGCATCCACGGGAAAAGTCATCTATCAGAAACGGCTCGGCGGCGCCAATGGCTACACCGCTTCGCTGGTTGCTGCTGATGGACGCATTTACTGCACTGATGAAGAAGGTCTGGTGCGCGTGGTGAAAGCAGGCCCGGAGTTTCAACTGCTTGCACTTAACCCGCTCGATGAAGAATGTCTGTGCCACCCCGCCATCAGCAACGGCACCATCTTCTTTCGCACCCGCAGCCAGGTTCAGGCGTTCCGCTTACCGCCTATTTCCAAATAGCAGTTTGTTGTCATCTCGCTTCGTTGAAATGACATGACAACGAGCTTCTTTATAGCCACGATGTGACATGGATGTCAGCCAGTAGTACAGCAATCAATGAGAGCCAACAATCGATTAGTCGAATATCTAGGTAAAATAGATAATCTGCGGACTCACTAATCATGATCCGAGTTTCAGTGTGATCGCTTCCATCCCACCCTTCGGTAAAACCCTTAAAGTTCAGCATCTGTACCAGACGATTCAACCAGTGCTGTACACCGTAAGTCGTTGTGTATGCCCAGGGGGGGCGTCATCTCGACTCAGGCGGAGGAGGGGGATCCATGATTAGCACACGGGCACTGGGCGGGACCATACTGGGCGTCGCCTTGGCCTTCGGCTTAACGGGGTGTTTAGGCGTCATCCCGCAACCTGCCTGGATTACTGAACGCATGAACGAAAAGTATGACAAGCGTTTGAAAGAACGCGCTACCGTCATGCCGCCGATCCTGCCTGGCCAGCCTATTCCAGTCTGTGAAGATCCACCTTCTGAAGAAGAAATCGTGCGAGCACTGCCTCGCGTGAAACGTGGCATTCCATTTGTGATCGAAGAGTTCCGTGATGACTTCGAATTCGATGTTCAAAAAGTCGTCGATTCGATCGATCCCTGCACTTACTTTCCACTGGTGGGGCCTGCCCAGCTGCATCACTGCCACTATGTAGTGACCGTTCGCTGGAAGGAACGCATCAAGTCCGATCAGCCTTTCCCCTTCTGGGTTGAAAATGATCGCACGGAAGTGCTGCAAATGGATAAGGATCACCTGCACCTGTGTGTAGGCAACGATCCACGCTACCAGCAGTCGATGTTCAACTGGACGAGCGGTAACTATCGCTAAACCTCGGCAGGGACGCTGAGGAACACCCCGATGCCGCCACGGATGGCACCGCATCGGGGGCTAGCAAAGCCAGACGTGTGGCCGCCACCCTCCTCGGGACAGCAAGGTCACCCGACTGGCTTTTCTCTTTGCAGCGAGGGAAGTGATGATGCATTCCAGAATAATCTTGTCAGGGTTCTCGCTGTGCTGTTTCGGATTAGCTGCTTCGTTCCTCGTTGCCGATACGCCGGTACGCCCGTCGCGTGTCTCGTTCCCATCGAAAAAGTCTGTTGATGCGGAACCAGCCAAGCCTGCTGATGTCAAACCAGCCGCGGTCAAAACGGTAGAACCAAAAGTCGAACCGGTTGTCAGGCAGGCTGCTCAAGTCGTTGAAGAAATCAAACTCAGTGATCACGATTACCATGTCAAAGCTGCCAGCGTTGAAGTAGCCTGGTTGCAGGATGCCATGACCTATGGCTTGCGTTTGCGGGCCAACGCCAGGCCGGAAGAGAAAATGATCGTCCTCAGTGGCTTCATTCCCACCGACCGTCTGCGGGAAAAAGCACTGACGCTGGCCCGGCAAACCGCAGGGAACATTCCCGTTGCTGACCAGATGGTGCTGCAGCCTCACATGGTGCTCTCGCATGAAGCAGCGACTGATCCGGAACAGGTGTTTCTGATCCAGGTGGAACTGGAAAAGGTGATGCCTGGCATCTCCAAAACACTGCAGGTGAGTCTGAACTCGCAGGGCGTTGCCCTGGTGAGTGGCAGAGTGGATGAGTTTGAAGACCGTCGCAAGATCATTCGCGCCTTGCAGGCGATACCAGGCTGTACTGCAGTCAAATATGATCTGAAGGTGTTTGCTACGCAGGTTCTGCTCCCTGCTGTTGCAGTATCTGTACCTGACCAGGCTCCAACAGTAACGCTATCTCCCGTGACATCCAGCACCGAGAAGAAGGCGCCTGCCAAGCTGGAGAAGCAGCTTTTGCCAGTCCCACCAGTAGTGCAGCCTGATAAACTGCAGAAGCCACCAGTGCCTGCCATTCCGGTGGTGAAA
It encodes:
- a CDS encoding BON domain-containing protein, producing the protein MSGFSLCCFGLAASFLVADTPVRPSRVSFPSKKSVDAEPAKPADVKPAAVKTVEPKVEPVVRQAAQVVEEIKLSDHDYHVKAASVEVAWLQDAMTYGLRLRANARPEEKMIVLSGFIPTDRLREKALTLARQTAGNIPVADQMVLQPHMVLSHEAATDPEQVFLIQVELEKVMPGISKTLQVSLNSQGVALVSGRVDEFEDRRKIIRALQAIPGCTAVKYDLKVFATQVLLPAVAVSVPDQAPTVTLSPVTSSTEKKAPAKLEKQLLPVPPVVQPDKLQKPPVPAIPVVKAEPPRNETAPLAVAVIQAGVCTVKKPPEVSLSGLIPPGMMGWTSTVSEPVVLLGAPVIVQTGYSINLDVMQSTTPVGKKTITRPIEVGLPATTIVPVSVETSRQVPDQIHVMPRLADK